Proteins encoded by one window of Aspergillus puulaauensis MK2 DNA, chromosome 4, nearly complete sequence:
- a CDS encoding acylglycerol lipase (BUSCO:EOG092638EN;~COG:I;~EggNog:ENOG410PREB;~InterPro:IPR022742,IPR029058;~MEROPS:MER0031618;~PFAM:PF12697,PF12146), translated as MATSSSSSFNLSDGLEVYSRVWEPTETPKAHIAFLHGFSDRCDHYDSFFTQLATNYPIKIHGWDRRGWGKTIKTKAHLGDIGRTPQIVREINEALKHIASTIPDIQRTPLFVMGHSMGGQESACYLLSKDSELSGSRPPIAGWILDAPYIGLDPASHPNWLVVKVGKLVANLIPKFKWKQPLNIEFASRDRGVQELYKNDPLCHNTGTLEGLDALLQRESDLTTLSQPDKPAPEHLATRLPCPVFWAHGSKDMITSYTISKQLYDRLEPYSEGDADAKTWKTFDGGYHQIHGEPDGMKEEYMRDIGEWVVKITTKRNDA; from the exons ATGGCGAccagttccagcagctcgTTCAACCTAAGCGACGGCCTCGAGGTTTACTCACGGGTCTGGGAA CCCACCGAAACCCCAAAAGCCCATATTGCATTCCTGCATGGCTTCAGTGACCGCTGTGATCACTACgactccttcttcacccagcTGGCCACCAATTATCCCATCAAGATACATGGCTGGGACCGTCGCGGCTGGGGTAAGACCATCAAGACAAAAGCACACCTCGGCGACATTGGCCGAACGCCGCAGATCGTACGTGAAATCAACGAGGCCCTGAAGCACATCGCCTCCACGATCCCGGACATCCAGCGCACTCCGCTGTTCGTCATGGGCCACAGCATGGGCGGACAGGAGTCTGCCTGCTACCTGCTCTCCAAGGACTCCGAACTTAGCGGGAGCAGACCACCCATTGCAGGCTGGATCTTAGATGCGCCGTATATCGGCCTCGACCCGGCGAGTCACCCCAATTGGCTCGTTGTGAAGGTGGGCAAGCTTGTTGCGAACCTCATTCCGAAGTTCAAATGGAAGCAGCCGCTTAATATCGAGTTTGCGAGTCGGGACCGTGGTGTCCAGGAGCTGTATAAGAATGACCCGCTGTGCCATAATACGGGTACCCTGGAGGGACTTGATGCGTT ACTCCAACGTGAAAGCGACCTAACAACGCTGTCCCAACCGGACAAACCAGCACCCGAGCATCTAGCCACACGGCTCCCCTGCCCTGTCTTCTGGGCGCACGGGTCCAAGGACATGATCACGTCATACACCATCTCGAAGCAGCTCTATGATAGACTCGAGCCGTACAGCGAGGGCGATGCTGATGCGAAGACGTGGAAGACTTTTGATGGCGGCTACCACCAGATTCATGGTGAGCCGGATGGCATGAAGGAGGAGTATATGCGCGATATCGGAGAATGGGTGGTCAAGATTACGACGAAGCGGAACGACGCATAA
- a CDS encoding uncharacterized protein (COG:S;~EggNog:ENOG410PNAW;~InterPro:IPR011009) has translation MAESKIKAAVAKDLSSTPFACSSLTQLSGGTANFLYRGVLSQPLPDGTSTIIVKHAEDYLASNADFKLSAERCLVEEFALRALDGMRSVTTTHEGSIAGPGPGSSKDGQRYQITVKTPKLFHFSRPTHTQVMEDLPSAVDLKTFMRTPGVAGSISKEWTLSIGRTLGAWLRSFHFWVGEPAQEGVASRFAGFTDMRDLKFAINYDGILNKIDVYPEILGESREVFEKVREAAKGELEGDGHLIGPIHGNFWSGNVLIPKSALDEPVPVTPLFITDWELAQRGSRALDLGQMIAELYMLKHFKDIDAGVWVIEGFAEGYKDINEDIAFRTIIHVGVHFIFWGSTIPGWGTEEQVRDLVKLGRDLITMAWERERGWFRGSVWEVLFRARH, from the exons ATGGCGGAATCCAAGATAAAAGCTGCTGTTGCAAAGGACCTATCCAGCACGCCCTTCGCCTGCTCCTCCCTCACCCAATTGAGCGGTGGAACGGCAAATTTCCTCTACCGCGGTGTTCTATCTCAACCCCTCCCCGATGGAACCAGCACCATCATCGTGAAGCATGCCGAGGACTATCTCGCCTCGAACGCGGACTTTAAGCTCAGTGCCGAGCGATGT CTCGTCGAAGAATTCGCCCTGCGCGCCCTAGACGGGATGCGCAGCGTAACAACAACACATGAAGGCTCTATAGCTGGGCCCGGCCCCGGCTCAAGCAAGGATGGTCAAAGGTACCAAATCACCGTCAAAACGCCCAAGCTTTTCCACTTCAGCCGCCCAACGCACACACAGGTCATGGAAGACTTGCCCAGCGCTGTAGATCTTAAGACGTTCATGCGGACCCCCGGCGTGGCTGGTAGTATTTCAAAGGAATGGACGCTGTCAATTGGACGCACGCTGGGTGCGTGGCTGCGCTCGTTCCATTTCTGGGTTGGTGAGCCGGCTCAGGAGGGTGTTGCGAGTCGGTTTGCGGGGTTTACGGATATGCGTGATTTGAAGTTTGCGATTAACTATGATGGGATTTTGAATAAGATTGATGTTTATCCGGAGATTCTGGGTGAGAGCCGTGAGGTTTTTGAGAAGGTTAGGGAGGCTGCGAAGGGAGAGCTGGAGGGGGATGGACACCTGATTGGGCCGATTCATGGGAACTTTTGGTCTGGGAA CGTCCTAATTCCCAAATCAGCGCTCGACGAGCCAGTACCAGTAACGCCGCTCTTCATCACGGACTGGGAACTGGCCCAGCGCGGTTCTCGAGCTCTTGATCTAGGCCAAATGATTGCCGAGCTGTACATGCTCAAGCACTTCAAAGATATTGATGCAGGTGTTTGGGTTATCGAGGGCTTTGCAGAAGGGTACAAGGACATCAATGAAGACATTGCCTTCCGAACGATCATCCATGTCGGCGTGCACTTCATTTTCTGGGGAAGTACCATTCCTGGATGGGGCACCGAGGAGCAGGTGCGAGATTTGGTGAAGCTTG
- a CDS encoding hydroxyacyl-thioester dehydratase HTD2 (COG:S;~EggNog:ENOG410PIBR;~InterPro:IPR029069) encodes MVSSGLGTAYPRLREGFIGVPADTHHLITGFDLDNSQSHGRNPKREDQLNTIAITMLLSTPATRWTTRSLLTTRLFHLRFSSSTSDASASTIATSFLSRFQSLGPQTRTQPLDANQLRLLSLTLNRPSLFPASPHLSSTTTLNDTSTADVEPAPGTPVPAGYHLVYFTPAFLENELGADGTDSSYNPAHPFTRRMWAGGEVSWPRQNGKPNPLRVGDNVTETTRVLSAEPKIVRKTGEEMIVVGVEKEFSNAQGVAVVDRRDWVFRKALPTPTGTGTAQNLPPPSPPSTHPASAATSSSGLTHTRTLRQTAVTLFRFSALTFNPHKIHYSLPWARDVEGHRDIVVHGPLNLISILDLWRDLRGGGDSENLDVVLPEKISYRATSPLYAEDEYRIVLTEGADKKSAVEIITPAGNVGMKAEIAGV; translated from the exons ATGGTCTCTTCCGGTCTCGGAACGGCTTATCCGAGGCTTCGAGAAGGCTTTATTGGTGTCCCCGCAGACACTCACCACTTAATTACTGGATTTGACCTCGACAACTCGCAATCGCATGGTCGCAATCCCAAAAGAGAGGACCAGCTGAATACAATTGCTATAACCATGCTACTTTCAACACCAGCCACCCGGTGGACGACGCGatccctcctcaccacccgcctcttccacctccGCTTCTCCTCATCGACCTCCGACGCCTCCGCATCAACAATCGCAACCTCATTCCTCTCACGCTTTCAATCCCTAGGCCCCCAAACCCGCACCCAACCCCTCGACGCAAACCAGCTCCGCCTCCTTTCCTTAACACTCAACCGaccctctctcttccctgCCTCCCCGCACCTctccagcaccaccaccctaAACGATACCTCCACTGCCGATGTCGAGCCTGCGCCCGGAACACCGGTCCCCGCTGGATACCACCTAGTCTACTTTACACCCGCTTTCCTTGAAAATGAACTCGGCGCCGACGGCACAGATTCCAGTTATAACCCCGCGCATCCATTCACACGGCGCATGTGGGCAGGCGGGGAGGTATCGTGGCCGCGACAAAACGGCAAACCGAACCCATTGCGCGTCGGCGATAACGTCACAGAGACAACGAGGGTTCTGAGCGCGGAACCGAAGATAGTCCGGAAGACAGGGGAGGAGATGATCGTTGtcggcgtcgagaaggaGTTCAGCAATGCGCAGGGCGTTGCCGTTGTTGATCGACG GGACTGGGTCTTTCGCAAAGCGCTTCCAACCCcgacaggaacaggaacagcacaAAACCTTCCACccccatcccctccatccaCGCACCCCGCCTCCGCAGCAACATCATCGAGCGGCCTCACGCATACCCGCACACTGCGCCAAACAGCTGTAACACTCTTTCGCTTCTCAGCGCTAACCTTCAATCCGCACAAAATCCACTACTCGCTGCCGTGGGCGCGGGATGTCGAAGGGCATAGAGATATCGTCGTGCACGGACCATTGAACCTAATCTCGATATTGGATCTATGGAGGGATCTCCGTGGTGGCGGAGACTCTGAGAACTTGGATGTGGTGCTACCTGAGAAGATTTCGTACCGCGCGACAAGCCCGTTGTATGCGGAGGATGAGTATCGGATTGTGTTGACGGAGGGAGCGGACAAGAAGAGTGCGGTGGAGATTATTACGCCTGCTGGGAATGTTGGGATGAAGGCTGAGATTGCGGGTGTATAG
- a CDS encoding putative long-chain fatty acid transporter (COG:I;~EggNog:ENOG410PFBH;~InterPro:IPR000873,IPR020845,IPR030310,IPR042099, IPR025110;~PFAM:PF00501,PF13193;~TransMembrane:2 (i122-140o273-296i);~go_function: GO:0004467 - long-chain fatty acid-CoA ligase activity [Evidence IEA];~go_process: GO:0006633 - fatty acid biosynthetic process [Evidence IEA]), with protein MPVPLPLDIPLSLAGPALATTLAYLNARYSLFYDAKIFHGLFKSIIKSRLALRRDNLNLFYILENHALDPSSKDRPFVVYNGRSWTFHETYMLALRYGTWFKRVHGVKPREIVALNMMNSSTFIFIWLGLWSIGAVPAFINYNLTGKPLTHSVRTSTARLLIVDEDVRSSFGPDERSAFSAPDFREDGGAMEVIFHTPDIEAQILQTEAIREDDKVRAGVELRDMAILIYTSGTTGLPKPAIVSWRKCWAGSVFVSTFIELAKQDRVFTCMPLYHSSASILGFVATLAVGSTLIVGRKFSARNFMKEVRENDATVIQYVGETLRYLLAAPPEIDSATGEDLDKKHNVRVVYGNGLRPDVWNRFKQRFDVPTVAEFYAATEGTGGTWNFSTNDFSAGAIGRNGLFSGWLLGRGLTIVEVDQESQEPRRDPQTGFCRAVPRGEAGELLYAIDPADPAETFQGYYRNSKATESKIIRDVLYKGDAYFRTGDMIRWDKDGRWYFSDRLGDTFRWKSENVSTSEVSEVLGAHPDVHEANVYGVSLPNHDGRAGCAAIVFDNQLQAPDQSVLLPPSPDSLTSLAAHALRNLPRFAAPIFLRVTTEMQATGNNKQQKHVLRTEGVDPGRVGDTDKLYWLQGDKYLPFEAKDWDKIQGGQVKL; from the exons ATGCCTGTTCCGCTGCCACTTG ATATTCCCCTCTCGCTCGCCGGCCCGGCACTTGCGACCACCCTCGCCTACTTGAACGCCAGGTACTCCCTCTTCTATGACGCAAAGATCTTTCATGGGCTCTTCAAGTCCATCATAAAATCTCGCCTTGCGCTGCGCCGCGACAACCTGAACCTTTTCTACATCCTGGAAAACCATGCGCTCGACCCCTCTTCGAAAGACCGGCCTTTCGTCGTTTATAATGGCCGCAGCTGGACCTTCCACGAAACGTATATGCTGGCGCTGCGATATGGTACTTGGTTCAAGAGAGTTCACGGCGTCAAGCCCCGTGAGATTGTCGCCCTGAACATGATGAACTCGTCAACTTTCATATTCATCTGGCTCGGTCTCTGGAGTATTGGCGCGGTACCTGCCTTCATCAACTACAACCTGACCGGAAAGCCCTTGACGCATTCGGTTCGCACGTCGACTGCCCGGTTGCTGAtagttgatgaggatgtccgTTCGTCTTTTGGTCCCGATGAGAGGTCGGCGTTCTCAGCGCCTGATTTCAGGGAAGACGGTGGCGCAATGGAAGTTATCTTTCATACTCCGGATATCGAGGCCCAGATATTGCAAACAGAGGCAATCCGTGAAGATGACAAGGTTCGCGCCGGTGTTGAGCTCCGGGATATGGCCATTTTGATCTACACCAGCGGTACAACCGGGCTGCCGAAGCCGGCCATTGTTAGCTGGAGGAAGTGTTGGGCAGGGAGCGTCTTTGTCAGTACTTTCATTGAACTGGCCAAGCAGGACCGGGTCTTTACT TGCATGCCCCTTTACCATTCGTCCGCCTCCATCTTGGGGTTCGTAGCTACGCTAGCTGTCGGGTCTACGCTGATCGTGGGTCGCAAGTTCTCCGCGAGAAACTTCATGAAAGAGGTACGCGAGAATGACGCCACCGTCATCCAATATGTTGGCGAAACATTGAGATATCTGCTCGCCGCCCCTCCCGAGATTGATTCGGCGACCGGGGAAGACTTGGACAAGAAGCACAACGTTCGAGTAGTGTATGGAAACGGATTACGCCCGGATGTTTGGAACCGCTTCAAACAGCGCTTCGATGTGCCCACTGTTGCCGAATTCTACGCCGCTACGGAGGGTACCGGGGGGACGTGGAACTTCTCGACGAACGACTTCAGCGCGGGGGCAATTGGCCGCAATGGCCTGTTCAGCGGATGGCTCCTCGGCCGTGGCCTCACTATTGTCGAGGTGGACCAGGAATCGCAGGAGCCACGGCGCGATCCCCAGACAGGTTTCTGTAGAGCGGTCCCTCGGGGGGAAGCGGGCGAACTCCTGTACGCCATCGATCCCGCTGACCCGGCAGAAACATTCCAAGGCTATTACCGTAACTCCAAGGCGACGGAAAGCAAGATCATCCGTGATGTTCTGTACAAGGGCGACGCCTATTTCCGCACCGGCGACATGATCCGATGGGATAAAGACGGCCGATGGTACTTCTCCGACCGTCTAGGCGACACCTTCCGGTGGAAGAGTGAGAACGTATCGACCAGCGAGGTATCGGAAGTGCTCGGTGCTCATCCAGATGTACATGAAGCCAACGTTTATGGTGTATCCTTGCCCAACCACGATGGCCGCGCCGGCTGTGCTGCCATTGTGTTCGACAACCAGCTGCAGGCACCCGATCAGTCGGTGCTTCTGCCACCATCTCCCGACTCTCTTACGAGTCTTGCAGCACACGCTCTGCGCAACCTTCCCCGCTTCGCTGCGCCGATTTTCCTGCGTGTCACGACTGAAATGCAGGCGACGGGTAACAAtaagcagcagaagcacgTGTTGCGGACCGAGGGTGTTGACCCTGGGCGGGTTGGGGACACAGACAAGCTGTACTGGCTGCAGGGAGATAAATATCTCCCGTTTGAGGCGAAGGACTGGGATAAGATCCAGGGTGGACAGGTGAAGCTGTAG